A window of Bradyrhizobium diazoefficiens genomic DNA:
ACCCGGAATCCAGAGGCTTACCAGACAATATCGGGATTCCGGGTTCGCGCTGCGCGCGCCCCGGAATGACAGCAGATGGTCAGCTCGCCTCCGCCAGCAGCGACAGCTGCCGCGGCTGCGGCTCGGTCTGGGTCTGGTCGGTGAGGTGGGTCGGATAGGCGCCGGTAAAACAGTGATCCGAGAACTTCGGATTGGCAGGGTCGCGACCGGGCTCGCCCATGGCGCGGTACATGCCGTCGATCGACAGGAAGGCGAGCGAGTCGGCGCCGATGATATCGCGCATCTCCTCCAGCGAATGCGTCGCAGCCAGGAGACCGCCGCGGTCGGGCAGGTCGATGCCGTAATAATCGGGATAGAGGATCGGCGGCGAGGCGAGACGGAAATGGACCTCCTTGGCGCCGGCATCGCGCATCATGCGCACGATCTTCTTCGAGGTGGTGCCGCGCACCAGCGAGTCGTCGATCAGGATGATGCGCTTGCCTTCGATCGCGGCGCGGTTGGCCGAATGCTTCATGCGCACGCCGGACTCGCGGATCGCCTGGGTCGGCTGGATGAAGGTGCGGCCGACATAGTGGTTGCGGATGATGCCGAGCTCGAACGGCACGCCGGAATGCTGGCTGTAACCGACCGCGGCGGGCACGCCGGAATCCGGCACCGGCACCACGACGTCGATCGGCACGTGGCTCTCGCGCGCGAGCTGCGCACCGAAGGCCTTGCGTACTTCGTAGACCGAACGGCCATGGACGATGGAATCCGGACGGGAGAAGTAGATGTATTCGAAGATGCAGGGGCGCGGCGCCATCGGCGGGAACGGCTTGTGGATGTCCTGGCCGTTCTCGTCGAACACGATGACTTCGCCCGGCTCGATGTCGCGGACGAAGCGCGCGCCGATGATGTCGAGCGCGCAGGTCTCGGAGGTCAGGATCGGGCAGCCGTCGAGCTCGCCGAGCACCAGGGGGCGGATGCCGCGCGGGTCGCGCGCGCCGACCAGCTTCTTGTTGGTCAGCGAGACCAGCGCATAGGCACCCTCGATCTCGCGCAGCGCGTCGATATAGCGCTCGATGAAGCGGCTGCGCCTGGAGCGCGCGACCAGGTGCAGGATCACCTCGGTATCGGTGGTCGACTGCATCATCGCGCCATGGCGTACCAACTCGCGCCGCAGCGTCAGCCCGTTGGTGAGATTGCCGTTATGGGCGACGGCGAGACCGCCGGCATTGAGCTCGGCGAACAACGGCTGCACGTTGCGCAGGATGGTGGCACCGGTGGTGGAGTAACGGACATGGCCGACGGCCATATTGCCGGGCAGCCGGTCGATCACTTCGCGGCGAGAGAAGGTGTCGCCGACGAGGCCGAGCCGGCGTTCTGAATGAAAGCGGCTGCCGTCGTAGGAGACGATGCCGGCGGCTTCCTGGCCGCGATGCTGAAGGGCGTGGAGGCCGAGCGCGGTGATGGCGGCAGCGTCAGGGTGACCGTAGATGCCGAAGACGCCGCATTCCTCGCGCAGCGTATCCCCCTCCAGATCGTCCTGAACCTTTAATGCGGCCGGGCCCGGACCGGCGTTTGGATCGAGATCAAGTCGGGCGTCCTGGTCAGGGTATCGCATCTCGTCCGCGCCTCTCTCTGGAGCTCAATCAACGCGCCGCAGGTTTCTCGATCAGTTTCTTCAAACTGTCACGAGCAGGTTTACTGTATCCGTCGCCACTGCCCGAAGGCTGCTGCTCGGTATCAGCTTGATCATCATCTGGTTTGTTTTTCTTGAATCTCTTCAAGATGGTGTTCTCGGGGTCATCGGGCAAGAGGGCCATCAGCCAATCCCCGGTTCCCTGGAGCACCACGCGGGATTTCGCCCCCGTGACCCAGTCCGGACGCTGCTTGTCCGGAACCAGCCAGGTGAAGAACAAGAAGGCGACCACGACGATCAAAAGCCCGCGAGCCAGGCCAAACAGGAAGCCGAGGGTGCGGTCCAGCGCGCCGATGCGCGAATCCAGGATCATGTCGGAGATCCGGACCGTGATCACGGAGACCACGATCAGCGTGCCGACGAACACGCCGGCGATCACCACCACGCTCGCCACCGTGTCGTTGCTGAAATAGGTCTTGGCGGTCGGCAGTAGCTTCGAGAAGGAGTACAGCGTCACGATTGCCGCCGCGCCCCAGGCTGCGATCGACAGGATTTCGCGCATGAAGCCGCGGACCATGGCGAGCAGGCCCGAGATCAGCATCACACCGAGCAGGATCAGGTCGAGGATGGTAACTGGCATCGGCTGGTCTGGTCCGCTCGTGCTTCAAAGGTGCTCCAGCCGAATCGGTGTTTGGCCGCTGCCCTAAAAGAGGCGCAGACGGCGTTTCCGGCAAGGCCGCAACCACGCAATCCCATGCTGCTTTTGTGACGGCTGTATAGCGGCGGGGGCCTCCGGCGTCACCTCCGGCTAAGCCTCTCCACGGCGGAATCTTGCCGGTGTGGCATTTTTCTCTGCCGGCGTGTTCGATTCGCCCCGGCGGGAGCCGCGGGCGGCGATCTCGGCCACCAATGTCGTCAGGCTGTTGACCGCATTCAGCGACAATCCGGCGTCGCCGCCGGTCTCGCCGCGCGCCGATTCGGGCAGCACGGCGCGCTGAAAGCCGAGTTTTGCGGCTTCCTTCAGCCGGGCCGGGGTCTGGGCCACCGGGCGCACCACGCCGGACAGCGAGATCTCGCCGAAATAGACCGCATCAGTCGGCAATTGCGCATTCACCAGGGACGACACCAATGCCGCCGCGGCGGCGAGATCGGCGGCAGGTTCGTGGATGCGCAGGCCGCCGGCGACGTTCAGATAGACGTCGTGGCCGGACAGCTTGACCCCGCAATGGGCTTCCAGCACCGCCAGCACCATCGAGAGCCGGCTCGGGTCCCAGCCGACCACGGCGCGCCGCGGCGTGCCGAGCGAGGTCGGCGCCACCAGCGCCTGCAGTTCGACCAGAACGGGCCGCGTGCCCTCGATACCCGCGAAGACTGCGGTGCCGGGCGTGCCGAGATCGCGCTCGGACAGGAACAGCTCCGAGGGGTTTGTGACCTCGCGCAGGCCGAGACCGGTCATCTCGAACACGCCGATCTCGTCGGTCGGACCGAAACGGTTCTTCACGGCGCGCAGGATGCGGAATTGCTGCGAGCCTTCGCCCTCGAACGACATCACGGCATCGACCATGTGCTCGACCACGCGGGGGCCGGCGATCTGGCCGTCCTTGGTGACGTGGCCGACCAGGATGATGGCAGCCCCGGTCTTCTTGGCGAAACGGATCAGCGCCTGCGCCGAGGCGCGCACCTGGGTGACCGTGCCGGGCGCGGACTCCACCGTGTCGGTCCACATGGTCTGGATCGAGTCGATCACGATCAGCCGCGGCACCGCGCCTTCCGACAGCGTCGAGACGATGTCCTCCACCGAGGTCTCGGCGGCGAGCTGCACCGGCGCATCCGACAGCCCGAGCCGTTCGGCGCGCAGCCGCACCTGCGCCACTGCCTCTTCGCCGGAGATGTAGACGACGCGGTGGCCGGCGCGCGCCAGCAAGCTGGTCGCCTGCGTCAGCAGCGTCGACTTGCCGATGCCGGGATCGCCGCCGACCAGCAGCACCGAGCCACGGACGAAGCCGCCGCCGGTGACGCGGTCGAGCTCGGTCATGCCTGACGACAGGCGCGGCGCGTCCGGGCTCTTTCCGGCGAGGCTCTCCAGCGCGAACGTCCGCCCCTTGCGCCTGGAGCGGATCGACACCGGCACGCTGCCGCTGGTGTCCTCCTCGGCGAGCGTATTCCACTCGCCGCAGGACTCGCACTTGCCCTGCCAGCGGTTATAGGCCGCGCCGCAGTTCTGGCAGACGAAGGAAAGCGTGTTCTTGGCCATGGGGATGGGGTGAGTCGAGGTTTCAGCTGGTTGATAGCATGGAATGGCAGGTTGATCGCCGGTGCTTCGCTTATCTCAATTCGTCACGACAGATAT
This region includes:
- the radA gene encoding DNA repair protein RadA produces the protein MAKNTLSFVCQNCGAAYNRWQGKCESCGEWNTLAEEDTSGSVPVSIRSRRKGRTFALESLAGKSPDAPRLSSGMTELDRVTGGGFVRGSVLLVGGDPGIGKSTLLTQATSLLARAGHRVVYISGEEAVAQVRLRAERLGLSDAPVQLAAETSVEDIVSTLSEGAVPRLIVIDSIQTMWTDTVESAPGTVTQVRASAQALIRFAKKTGAAIILVGHVTKDGQIAGPRVVEHMVDAVMSFEGEGSQQFRILRAVKNRFGPTDEIGVFEMTGLGLREVTNPSELFLSERDLGTPGTAVFAGIEGTRPVLVELQALVAPTSLGTPRRAVVGWDPSRLSMVLAVLEAHCGVKLSGHDVYLNVAGGLRIHEPAADLAAAAALVSSLVNAQLPTDAVYFGEISLSGVVRPVAQTPARLKEAAKLGFQRAVLPESARGETGGDAGLSLNAVNSLTTLVAEIAARGSRRGESNTPAEKNATPARFRRGEA
- the purF gene encoding amidophosphoribosyltransferase; this translates as MRYPDQDARLDLDPNAGPGPAALKVQDDLEGDTLREECGVFGIYGHPDAAAITALGLHALQHRGQEAAGIVSYDGSRFHSERRLGLVGDTFSRREVIDRLPGNMAVGHVRYSTTGATILRNVQPLFAELNAGGLAVAHNGNLTNGLTLRRELVRHGAMMQSTTDTEVILHLVARSRRSRFIERYIDALREIEGAYALVSLTNKKLVGARDPRGIRPLVLGELDGCPILTSETCALDIIGARFVRDIEPGEVIVFDENGQDIHKPFPPMAPRPCIFEYIYFSRPDSIVHGRSVYEVRKAFGAQLARESHVPIDVVVPVPDSGVPAAVGYSQHSGVPFELGIIRNHYVGRTFIQPTQAIRESGVRMKHSANRAAIEGKRIILIDDSLVRGTTSKKIVRMMRDAGAKEVHFRLASPPILYPDYYGIDLPDRGGLLAATHSLEEMRDIIGADSLAFLSIDGMYRAMGEPGRDPANPKFSDHCFTGAYPTHLTDQTQTEPQPRQLSLLAEAS
- a CDS encoding CvpA family protein, translated to MPVTILDLILLGVMLISGLLAMVRGFMREILSIAAWGAAAIVTLYSFSKLLPTAKTYFSNDTVASVVVIAGVFVGTLIVVSVITVRISDMILDSRIGALDRTLGFLFGLARGLLIVVVAFLFFTWLVPDKQRPDWVTGAKSRVVLQGTGDWLMALLPDDPENTILKRFKKNKPDDDQADTEQQPSGSGDGYSKPARDSLKKLIEKPAAR